From the genome of Streptomyces sp. NBC_01260, one region includes:
- a CDS encoding CDP-alcohol phosphatidyltransferase family protein encodes MEVQETRVQTNRVLTIPNILSMARLVGVPVFLWLILRPEFGGPKSDGWALLVLMFSGVSDYLDGKLARRWNQISSLGRLLDPAADRLYILSTLVGLTWREILPLWLTAALLARELMLLVMVGILRRHGYPPPQVNFLGKAATFNLMYAFPLLLLSDGGGWLASLATVFGWAFAVWGTTLYWWAGILYVVQVRRLVKVDAVAD; translated from the coding sequence GTGGAGGTCCAGGAGACCCGCGTTCAGACGAACCGGGTACTCACCATCCCCAACATCCTCAGCATGGCTCGCCTTGTCGGCGTGCCTGTCTTCCTGTGGCTGATTCTCCGCCCTGAGTTCGGCGGGCCCAAGAGCGATGGCTGGGCGTTGCTGGTACTGATGTTCAGCGGTGTCAGCGACTACCTCGATGGAAAGCTCGCGCGTCGTTGGAACCAGATCAGCAGCCTCGGACGACTGCTCGACCCGGCCGCCGACCGTCTCTACATTCTTTCGACGCTTGTCGGGCTGACCTGGCGGGAGATCCTTCCGCTCTGGCTCACCGCAGCGCTTCTCGCCCGCGAGCTGATGCTTCTCGTGATGGTGGGAATCCTGCGCCGTCATGGCTATCCGCCGCCCCAGGTGAACTTCCTGGGCAAGGCGGCTACGTTCAATCTCATGTACGCGTTCCCCTTGTTGCTGCTCAGTGACGGAGGTGGTTGGCTGGCATCGCTGGCCACTGTTTTCGGATGGGCGTTCGCAGTATGGGGTACAACGCTCTACTGGTGGGCAGGGATCCTCTACGTGGTTCAGGTCCGCCGGCTTGTCAAGGTGGATGCAGTAGCCGATTGA
- a CDS encoding mannose-1-phosphate guanyltransferase, whose product MKAVVMAGGEGTRLRPMTSSMPKPLLPVANRPIMEHVLRLLKRHGLNETVVTVQFLASLVKNYFGDGEELGMELSYANEEKPLGTAGSVKNAEEALKDDTFLVISGDALTDFDLTDLIAFHKEKGGLVTVCLTRVPNPLEFGITIVDEAGQVERFLEKPTWGQVFSDTVNTGIYVMEPEVFNYVEADVSVDWSGDVFPQLMKEGKPIYGYVAEGYWEDVGTHESYVKAQADVLERKVDVEIDGFEISPGVWVAEGAEVHPDAVLRGPLYIGDYAKVEAGVEIREHTVIGSNVVVKSGAFLHKTVVHDNVYIGDHSNLRGCVIGKNTDIMRAARIEDGAVIGDECLVGEESIIQGNVRVYPFKTIEAGAFVNTSVIWESRGQAHLFGARGVSGILNVEITPELAVRLAGAYATTLKKGSTVTTARDHSRGARALKRAVISALQASAIDVRDLENVPLPVARQQTARGSAGGIMIRTSPGVPDSVDIMFFDASGSDLSQAQQRKLDRVYARQEYRRAFPGEIGDLHFPSSVFDSYTGSLLRNVDTAGIADAGLKIVVDASNGSAGLVLPSLLGRLGVDALTINPGLDESRPTESAETRRSGLVRLGEIVSSARAAFGIRFDPVGERLSLVDERGRIIEDDRALLVMLDLVAAERRSGRVALPVTTTRVAEQVAAYHGTQVEWTTTSPDDLTRVGREEGTIFGGDGRGGFIVPEFSSVFDGSAAFVRLIGLVARTQLTLSQIDARIPRAHVLRHDLATPWAVKGLVMRRVVEAAGDRDVDTTDGVRVVEADGRWVMVLPDRAEAVTHLWAEGPDDASAQALLDEWSAIVDSAGN is encoded by the coding sequence ATGAAGGCCGTCGTGATGGCAGGTGGTGAAGGCACTCGCCTTCGCCCCATGACCTCAAGCATGCCCAAGCCGCTCCTGCCCGTAGCCAATCGGCCGATCATGGAGCATGTGCTTCGGCTGCTCAAGAGGCACGGGCTCAATGAGACGGTGGTGACCGTCCAGTTTCTCGCGTCGCTGGTGAAGAACTACTTCGGGGACGGCGAAGAGCTCGGAATGGAGCTCAGCTATGCCAACGAGGAGAAGCCGCTCGGCACCGCGGGCAGCGTGAAGAATGCCGAAGAGGCATTGAAGGACGACACTTTCCTCGTCATTTCCGGTGACGCGCTCACCGACTTCGATCTCACCGACCTCATCGCCTTCCACAAGGAAAAGGGCGGCCTGGTCACGGTCTGCCTCACTCGTGTACCGAATCCCCTGGAATTCGGGATCACGATTGTGGACGAAGCGGGCCAGGTCGAGCGGTTCCTGGAGAAGCCCACCTGGGGACAGGTCTTCTCGGACACCGTCAACACGGGCATTTACGTGATGGAGCCCGAGGTCTTCAACTACGTCGAGGCCGATGTCTCCGTGGACTGGTCCGGAGACGTCTTCCCGCAGCTCATGAAGGAAGGCAAGCCCATCTACGGCTATGTCGCCGAGGGCTACTGGGAGGACGTGGGTACGCACGAGAGCTACGTCAAGGCCCAGGCCGACGTTCTCGAGCGCAAGGTCGACGTGGAGATCGACGGTTTCGAGATCTCGCCCGGTGTATGGGTGGCCGAAGGCGCGGAGGTACATCCCGACGCGGTACTCCGGGGACCCCTGTACATCGGCGACTACGCCAAGGTCGAGGCCGGGGTCGAGATCCGTGAGCACACGGTCATCGGATCGAACGTCGTCGTGAAGAGCGGGGCGTTCCTGCACAAGACCGTGGTGCACGACAACGTGTACATCGGCGATCACAGTAATCTGCGGGGCTGCGTGATCGGCAAGAACACCGACATCATGCGTGCGGCCCGGATCGAGGACGGCGCCGTCATCGGCGACGAATGCCTCGTCGGCGAGGAATCGATCATTCAGGGCAACGTCCGCGTCTATCCCTTCAAGACGATTGAGGCCGGCGCCTTCGTCAATACCTCGGTGATCTGGGAGTCGCGCGGACAGGCCCACCTCTTCGGGGCGCGCGGTGTCTCCGGGATCCTGAACGTCGAGATCACGCCGGAACTCGCTGTCAGGCTGGCCGGTGCGTATGCCACGACCCTGAAGAAGGGCTCGACGGTCACCACCGCACGTGACCACTCCCGTGGTGCCCGAGCGCTGAAACGTGCGGTGATCTCCGCGCTCCAGGCCAGTGCCATCGATGTCCGCGACCTGGAGAACGTACCGCTGCCCGTGGCGCGCCAGCAGACCGCACGCGGGAGCGCCGGCGGAATCATGATCCGGACATCGCCGGGCGTCCCCGACTCCGTCGACATCATGTTCTTCGACGCAAGCGGTTCGGACCTCTCCCAGGCTCAGCAGCGAAAGCTGGACCGCGTCTACGCCCGGCAGGAATACCGCCGTGCCTTCCCCGGGGAGATCGGGGACCTGCACTTCCCGTCCAGCGTCTTCGACTCGTACACCGGGTCACTGCTGCGCAACGTGGACACCGCCGGAATCGCCGACGCCGGGCTCAAGATCGTCGTCGACGCCTCCAACGGCAGCGCGGGGCTTGTTCTGCCCAGCCTGCTGGGACGGCTCGGTGTGGACGCGCTGACCATCAACCCCGGCCTGGACGAGTCACGTCCGACCGAGTCCGCCGAGACCCGGCGGTCCGGACTGGTGCGACTCGGGGAGATCGTCTCCTCGGCGAGGGCAGCCTTCGGTATCCGGTTCGACCCGGTCGGCGAACGGCTCTCCCTGGTCGACGAGCGGGGGCGGATCATTGAGGACGACCGGGCACTGCTGGTCATGCTCGACCTCGTCGCCGCCGAGCGGCGCAGCGGGCGGGTGGCGCTGCCGGTGACCACTACCCGCGTTGCCGAGCAGGTGGCCGCGTACCACGGCACCCAGGTCGAGTGGACGACGACGTCTCCCGACGATCTGACCCGGGTGGGGCGCGAGGAAGGCACCATCTTCGGTGGAGACGGGCGGGGCGGCTTCATCGTTCCGGAATTCAGCAGCGTCTTCGACGGCTCTGCCGCGTTCGTACGGCTGATCGGGCTGGTGGCCAGGACGCAGCTCACGCTCAGCCAGATCGATGCGCGCATCCCGCGTGCCCACGTCCTGCGCCATGATCTGGCGACACCGTGGGCCGTGAAGGGGCTGGTGATGCGCCGGGTCGTCGAGGCCGCCGGAGACCGTGATGTCGACACGACGGACGGTGTGCGGGTCGTCGAGGCGGACGGTCGCTGGGTGATGGTGCTGCCGGACCGGGCCGAAGCGGTCACCCATCTCTGGGCGGAAGGGCCGGACGACGCCTCGGCGCAGGCCCTCCTGGACGAGTGGTCGGCGATCGTGGACAGCGCAGGTAACTGA
- a CDS encoding DUF881 domain-containing protein — protein MSQQPPDRSTASPPARPDASMSLLTNVMDHSLDDGYAEASARRKADGRAGMPRTLKAKLGFAACLVLAALVVTLGAAQARVSAPVLAKEREELIDRIDAETAAADTLEAQVEKVRDDVGRRQRKALEKHGGDQTELVALLSGATPVYGPGVKLVVDDAKDTDQGGGGPRETSGFSDTGRVRDRDLQRVVNGLWQSGAEAIAINGQRLTALSAIRAAGDAILVDNKPLVPPYSVLAVGDGKELSAAFRDSADGQYLQALKDTFDIRTSISVQEKVNLPAAPSLIVRTAEPYKAADTGSGAADTGKGTS, from the coding sequence ATGTCGCAGCAGCCCCCCGATCGGAGTACGGCCTCGCCGCCCGCGCGCCCCGACGCGTCCATGTCGCTGCTGACCAATGTGATGGACCACAGCCTGGACGACGGATACGCCGAGGCATCGGCTCGTCGCAAGGCCGACGGCCGTGCGGGCATGCCCCGGACCCTCAAGGCGAAGCTGGGATTCGCGGCATGCCTGGTGCTGGCCGCGCTCGTTGTCACGCTGGGAGCCGCGCAGGCGCGGGTGTCGGCACCGGTCCTCGCCAAGGAACGCGAGGAGCTGATCGACCGCATCGACGCGGAGACCGCTGCGGCCGACACTCTTGAGGCACAGGTCGAAAAGGTCCGCGACGATGTCGGCAGGCGTCAGCGCAAGGCGCTGGAGAAGCACGGCGGGGACCAGACGGAACTGGTGGCTCTGCTCTCCGGCGCGACGCCCGTGTACGGTCCCGGCGTGAAGCTGGTCGTCGATGATGCGAAGGACACCGACCAGGGCGGCGGCGGGCCGCGCGAGACCAGCGGCTTCTCCGACACCGGACGGGTCCGGGACCGGGACTTGCAACGGGTCGTGAACGGTCTGTGGCAGTCCGGTGCCGAAGCGATCGCCATCAACGGGCAGCGTCTGACCGCCCTGTCGGCGATCCGCGCCGCGGGCGACGCCATACTGGTCGACAACAAGCCGCTCGTGCCGCCGTACTCGGTGCTCGCGGTGGGGGACGGGAAAGAGCTCAGCGCCGCCTTCCGCGACAGTGCCGACGGCCAGTATCTGCAAGCGCTGAAGGACACCTTCGACATCAGGACCAGCATCTCCGTCCAGGAGAAGGTGAATCTTCCGGCCGCCCCGAGCCTGATCGTACGCACAGCAGAGCCATACAAGGCCGCAGACACCGGCAGTGGTGCGGCAGACACAGGGAAGGGCACATCGTGA
- a CDS encoding small basic family protein produces the protein MIAVLGLVVGVVVGLLVRPEVPAVVEPYLPIAVVAALDAVFGGLRAMLDGIFVDKVFVVSFLSNVVVAALIVFLGDKLGVGAQLSTGVVVVLGIRIFSNAAAIRRHVFRA, from the coding sequence GTGATCGCCGTACTGGGCCTCGTCGTGGGAGTCGTGGTCGGACTGTTGGTCCGGCCCGAAGTGCCGGCGGTGGTCGAGCCCTATCTCCCGATCGCCGTCGTGGCCGCCCTCGATGCCGTCTTCGGTGGCCTGCGGGCCATGCTCGACGGCATCTTCGTCGACAAGGTGTTCGTGGTCTCGTTCCTCTCGAACGTGGTCGTGGCCGCCCTGATCGTCTTCCTGGGTGACAAGCTGGGCGTCGGCGCCCAGCTCTCCACCGGTGTGGTGGTCGTCCTCGGCATCCGGATCTTCTCCAACGCCGCCGCCATCCGTCGGCACGTCTTCCGGGCCTGA
- a CDS encoding DUF881 domain-containing protein — MSNDEEFTGDREQPGERPVDAPKELNGRRRLIAALWPPRVTRAQLIVAVLLFVLGLGLAIQVRSNSDNSALRGARQEDLVRILDEVDDRSQRLEDEKQRLEDQRTELENSSDQAEEARKQTVEKERQLGILAGTVAAHGPGITLTISDPGDAVEADKLLDALQELRAAGAEAIEVNGVRVVANTYFSGEGGAIKVDGRKISAPYVFKVIGKPQDLEPALNIPGGVVQTLEKEQATVHVSQADDIVVDALRPAERPDYARSSTQ, encoded by the coding sequence ATGAGCAACGACGAAGAATTCACCGGCGACCGGGAACAGCCCGGTGAGCGGCCAGTGGACGCTCCCAAGGAGCTCAACGGACGCCGGCGGCTGATCGCCGCACTCTGGCCGCCACGGGTCACCCGCGCCCAACTCATCGTCGCGGTGCTGCTGTTCGTCCTCGGCCTGGGGCTCGCCATTCAGGTGAGGTCCAACAGTGACAACAGCGCTCTGCGCGGCGCGCGCCAGGAGGACCTGGTCCGCATCCTCGACGAGGTGGACGACCGTTCACAGCGGCTGGAGGACGAGAAGCAGCGCCTGGAGGACCAGCGCACGGAGCTGGAGAACAGTTCCGACCAGGCGGAGGAGGCCCGCAAGCAGACGGTCGAGAAGGAGCGTCAACTCGGCATCCTCGCGGGCACCGTGGCGGCGCACGGCCCCGGGATCACCCTCACGATCAGCGACCCGGGTGACGCGGTGGAGGCGGACAAGCTGCTCGACGCGCTCCAGGAGCTTCGGGCAGCCGGCGCGGAGGCGATCGAGGTCAATGGCGTGCGAGTCGTGGCCAATACATACTTCTCCGGCGAAGGCGGTGCCATCAAGGTTGACGGGCGGAAAATCTCGGCTCCGTACGTCTTCAAGGTCATCGGCAAGCCGCAGGATCTGGAACCGGCGCTGAACATCCCGGGCGGCGTGGTGCAGACACTGGAGAAGGAGCAGGCCACCGTGCATGTGTCGCAGGCCGACGACATTGTCGTGGACGCCTTGCGACCGGCCGAGCGGCCTGACTACGCTCGGTCGTCGACCCAGTGA
- a CDS encoding FHA domain-containing protein, whose translation MKLFGKLFGKSARDEAARHRAPRHGQADEQGSERPLFRDQVTGSGGDNSGASSVDPAGPGRIGFGEPSTSSAGGGFAPRQEGSSMPVCTRCGHRNAEASRFCSNCGAPLRGGVPERASETTSTISISGLEAYEAEATGQTSAPSLSPEAQAAVDALPLGSALLVVRRGPNSGSRFLLDGELTTAGRHPQSDIFLDDVTVSRRHVEFRRSPDGSFTVGDVGSLNGTYVNRERIDSVALSNGDEVQIGKYRLVFYASQRAI comes from the coding sequence GTGAAGTTGTTTGGGAAGTTGTTCGGCAAGAGCGCACGCGATGAGGCTGCCCGCCATCGCGCGCCGCGCCATGGTCAAGCCGACGAGCAGGGCTCCGAGCGCCCGCTCTTCCGCGATCAGGTGACAGGTTCGGGGGGTGACAATTCGGGCGCGTCGTCTGTTGACCCTGCCGGTCCCGGCCGCATAGGTTTCGGAGAACCGTCAACCTCTAGTGCGGGTGGAGGGTTCGCCCCGAGGCAGGAGGGTTCGTCCATGCCGGTCTGTACGAGGTGCGGGCACCGCAATGCCGAAGCCAGTCGGTTCTGCTCCAACTGCGGCGCGCCGCTGAGGGGCGGGGTTCCCGAGCGGGCCTCGGAGACGACGTCGACCATCTCCATCTCGGGCCTTGAGGCCTACGAGGCGGAGGCGACCGGTCAGACGTCCGCGCCGTCGCTCTCGCCCGAGGCCCAGGCCGCTGTGGACGCCCTGCCGCTCGGCTCGGCGCTCCTGGTGGTGCGGCGCGGTCCGAATTCGGGCAGCCGCTTCCTGCTGGACGGCGAGCTGACCACGGCCGGCCGCCACCCGCAGAGCGATATCTTCCTCGACGACGTGACGGTCTCGCGCCGCCACGTGGAGTTCCGCCGGAGTCCCGACGGCAGCTTCACGGTCGGGGACGTGGGCAGCCTCAACGGCACGTACGTCAATCGTGAGCGCATCGACTCCGTCGCGCTGTCCAACGGCGACGAAGTGCAGATCGGCAAGTACCGGCTGGTCTTCTACGCAAGCCAGCGGGCCATCTGA
- the ftsR gene encoding transcriptional regulator FtsR translates to MLRTPTGGAGNGTATADDRPMSIGTVLLQLRDQFPEVTISKIRFLEAEGLVEPQRTPSGYRKFRPADVERLAQVLRMQRDHYLPLKVIREHLDAVARGEQVALPAPEGERQLTDGSWTGGPGRATAARIGRAELLAAAEVSESDLDAWESYGLVVPTADGGYDAETVTVARLVADLGRFGLEPRHLRAMRAAADREAGLIEQVVAPLRRHRNPQTRAHAEATAKELAELSVRLHSALVQTALQIRLH, encoded by the coding sequence ATGCTGAGAACACCGACGGGCGGTGCCGGAAACGGCACCGCCACCGCCGACGACCGCCCGATGAGCATCGGCACGGTGCTCCTGCAACTGCGGGACCAGTTTCCCGAAGTCACCATCTCCAAGATCCGCTTCCTGGAGGCGGAGGGCCTCGTGGAACCGCAGCGGACGCCCTCCGGCTACCGGAAGTTCCGCCCCGCCGACGTCGAGCGGCTCGCTCAGGTGCTGCGGATGCAGCGGGACCACTATCTTCCGCTGAAGGTCATCCGCGAGCACTTGGACGCCGTCGCCCGGGGCGAGCAGGTGGCCCTGCCGGCTCCGGAAGGCGAGCGCCAACTCACCGACGGCAGCTGGACCGGCGGGCCGGGCCGGGCCACGGCCGCCCGTATCGGCCGGGCCGAGCTTCTCGCTGCCGCGGAGGTCAGCGAGAGCGACCTCGACGCGTGGGAGTCCTACGGCCTGGTCGTTCCGACGGCCGACGGCGGGTACGACGCCGAGACGGTCACCGTCGCCAGGCTTGTGGCGGATCTGGGCCGATTCGGTCTGGAACCGCGGCATCTGCGTGCCATGCGAGCGGCCGCGGACCGGGAGGCCGGACTGATCGAACAGGTCGTCGCACCACTGCGCCGGCACCGGAATCCGCAGACCAGAGCCCATGCCGAGGCTACTGCGAAGGAGCTCGCGGAGCTCTCTGTACGGCTGCACTCGGCCCTCGTGCAGACCGCGCTCCAGATCAGGCTCCACTGA
- a CDS encoding bifunctional nuclease family protein: protein MNELDVVGVRVEMPSNQPIVLLREVGGDRYLPIWIGPGEATAIAFAQQGMAPARPLTHDLFKDVLEAVGQELTEVRITDLREGVFYAELVFASGVEVSARPSDAIALALRTGTPIYGSDGVLDDAGIAIPDEQEDEVEKFREFLDQISPEDFGTNSQ, encoded by the coding sequence GTGAACGAGCTCGACGTTGTGGGTGTCCGGGTGGAAATGCCCTCCAACCAACCGATCGTGCTCCTGCGTGAAGTGGGAGGCGACCGGTACCTCCCCATTTGGATCGGTCCTGGTGAGGCGACCGCGATCGCCTTCGCTCAGCAGGGCATGGCTCCGGCCAGGCCGCTGACCCATGACCTCTTCAAGGATGTGCTCGAGGCCGTGGGCCAGGAGCTCACCGAGGTCCGGATCACGGACCTCCGAGAAGGGGTCTTCTACGCGGAGCTGGTCTTCGCGAGCGGAGTCGAGGTGAGTGCGCGGCCGTCCGACGCCATAGCACTCGCCCTGCGCACCGGAACGCCGATCTACGGCAGTGACGGCGTGCTCGACGACGCGGGAATCGCGATTCCCGACGAGCAGGAGGACGAGGTGGAGAAGTTCCGCGAATTCCTCGATCAGATCTCGCCGGAGGACTTCGGCACGAACAGCCAGTGA
- a CDS encoding MerR family transcriptional regulator, with translation MRSSGDGAAVGGSYPQQGSTADQTIRQPAVPAAVAGDGVASAKGIGYRGPTACAAAGITYRQLDYWARTGLVEPSVRPAYGSGTQRLYSFRDVVLLKIVKRFLDTGVALQNIRTTVQHLRDRGFQDLERMTLMSDGATVYECSSPAEVVELLQGGQGVFGIAVGVVWRDVDAALSQLHGERVDTGETLVGNNPADELARRRNRAG, from the coding sequence GTGAGAAGCAGCGGCGACGGTGCGGCAGTGGGTGGGTCGTATCCGCAGCAGGGGAGTACAGCCGACCAGACCATCAGGCAGCCGGCTGTGCCGGCTGCGGTGGCGGGGGACGGCGTGGCATCGGCCAAGGGCATCGGCTATCGCGGGCCGACGGCGTGCGCGGCGGCGGGGATCACCTATCGGCAGCTCGACTACTGGGCTCGCACGGGCCTCGTCGAGCCGAGCGTCCGCCCGGCCTATGGATCGGGCACACAACGGCTCTACAGCTTCCGGGACGTCGTCCTGCTGAAGATCGTGAAGCGCTTCCTCGACACCGGGGTGGCCCTCCAGAACATCCGCACCACGGTCCAGCACCTCCGGGACCGCGGTTTCCAGGACCTGGAACGCATGACGCTGATGAGCGACGGAGCGACCGTCTACGAGTGCTCCTCGCCCGCCGAGGTCGTGGAGCTGCTCCAAGGGGGCCAGGGCGTCTTCGGAATCGCCGTGGGGGTGGTCTGGCGGGACGTCGACGCCGCGCTGTCGCAGCTGCACGGGGAGCGGGTGGACACCGGCGAGACGCTGGTCGGGAACAACCCCGCCGACGAGCTCGCCCGACGGCGCAACCGGGCCGGCTGA
- a CDS encoding DNA polymerase IV, giving the protein MRAAPTILHLDMDAFYASAEQAAKPSLRGKPVVVGGLGPRGVVATASYEARRFGVHSAMPMAQARRLAPNAAYLVPRFSLYRSVSDQVMELLGRLSPLVEPLSLDEAFVDLEAGGTADDTASALAIGEQLREAIEAVTGLSGSVGLAGSKMLAKIASEEAKPDGILLIAPGTERDLLAPMPVRTLPGVGPATADHLRRAGMTTVNDLAEAGEAELVRLLGKAHGGSLHRMASGRDDRPVVAERDAKSVSVEDTFDTDLHDRVRVRSEVERLADRCVQRLRAAERSGRTVVLKVRRYDFSTLTRSETLRGPTDDPTVVREAAARLLESVDTTGGVRLLGVGVTGLADYTQEDLFAQAADERTAAGLAAAGLADRAEAGADAGTDDGRPEPGPESAEQLAARRWPAGHDVRHDTHGHGWVQGSGVGRVTVRFEEPESAPGRVRTFRIDDPALRPADPLPLVRDPVDYSSWPASLPKSRSGPVSSGGESRP; this is encoded by the coding sequence GTGAGAGCCGCGCCGACCATCCTGCATCTGGACATGGATGCCTTCTACGCCTCTGCGGAGCAGGCGGCGAAGCCGAGTCTGCGTGGCAAGCCGGTCGTGGTGGGCGGGCTGGGGCCCCGCGGGGTCGTCGCCACCGCCTCGTACGAGGCCCGGCGTTTCGGGGTCCACTCGGCGATGCCGATGGCGCAGGCCCGACGGCTGGCGCCGAACGCCGCCTACCTGGTGCCGCGCTTCTCCCTGTACCGGTCCGTGAGCGACCAGGTCATGGAGCTGCTGGGCCGGCTGTCGCCGCTGGTGGAGCCACTGAGCCTGGACGAGGCCTTCGTCGACCTGGAGGCAGGCGGCACCGCGGACGACACGGCCTCCGCGCTGGCGATCGGTGAGCAGCTGCGCGAGGCGATCGAGGCGGTCACCGGACTCAGCGGCTCCGTCGGCCTCGCGGGCTCCAAGATGCTGGCCAAGATCGCCTCGGAGGAGGCGAAGCCCGACGGGATCCTGCTGATAGCACCGGGCACCGAGCGGGATCTGCTCGCACCCATGCCGGTCCGCACGCTGCCCGGCGTCGGGCCGGCCACCGCGGACCATCTGCGCCGCGCCGGGATGACCACGGTGAACGACCTGGCCGAGGCGGGCGAGGCGGAGCTCGTACGGCTGCTGGGCAAGGCGCACGGCGGCTCACTGCACCGGATGGCGTCCGGCCGGGACGACCGGCCGGTCGTCGCCGAGCGCGACGCGAAATCGGTCTCGGTCGAGGACACCTTCGACACGGACCTGCACGACCGTGTCCGGGTCAGGAGCGAGGTGGAGCGGCTCGCCGACCGGTGCGTCCAGCGGCTGCGGGCGGCGGAGCGCTCGGGCAGGACCGTGGTGCTGAAGGTGCGGCGGTACGACTTCTCGACCCTGACCCGCTCCGAGACGCTGCGCGGGCCCACCGACGACCCCACGGTGGTCCGGGAGGCCGCGGCGCGACTCCTGGAGTCCGTGGACACCACCGGGGGAGTGCGGCTGCTGGGCGTGGGCGTCACCGGGCTCGCGGACTACACCCAGGAGGACCTGTTCGCGCAGGCGGCCGACGAGCGCACCGCGGCCGGGCTCGCCGCCGCCGGGCTGGCCGACCGTGCGGAGGCCGGAGCGGACGCCGGTACGGACGACGGTCGGCCGGAGCCGGGCCCGGAGAGCGCCGAGCAGCTCGCCGCCCGGCGCTGGCCGGCCGGACACGACGTACGGCACGACACCCATGGCCACGGCTGGGTGCAGGGCAGCGGCGTCGGCCGGGTGACAGTGCGCTTCGAGGAGCCGGAATCGGCGCCCGGCCGGGTGCGTACGTTCCGTATCGACGATCCGGCACTCCGGCCGGCCGATCCGCTGCCGCTCGTGCGGGACCCGGTCGACTACTCGTCCTGGCCGGCCAGCCTGCCGAAGTCCCGGTCCGGGCCGGTCTCCTCGGGCGGGGAGTCCAGACCGTAG
- a CDS encoding PRC-barrel domain-containing protein has translation MQTDIDPRSLIGRKAFDREGTKIGTVDEVYLDDATGVPEWAAVRTGLFSRDAFVPLEPSEFVEDTLRIPFDRALIKDAPDFGVGRHLSPEQELQLYRHYGLDSPPEETGPDRDFGRLAGQDE, from the coding sequence GTGCAGACCGATATCGATCCGCGCAGCCTGATCGGCCGCAAGGCATTCGACCGCGAGGGTACCAAGATCGGAACCGTGGACGAGGTGTACCTCGACGACGCGACCGGCGTGCCGGAGTGGGCGGCCGTACGCACCGGACTGTTCAGCCGGGACGCCTTCGTCCCGCTGGAACCCAGCGAATTCGTCGAGGACACGCTGCGCATCCCCTTCGACCGTGCGCTGATCAAGGACGCGCCCGACTTCGGGGTCGGCCGGCATCTCTCGCCGGAACAGGAGCTCCAGCTCTACCGGCACTACGGTCTGGACTCCCCGCCCGAGGAGACCGGCCCGGACCGGGACTTCGGCAGGCTGGCCGGCCAGGACGAGTAG